The Procambarus clarkii isolate CNS0578487 chromosome 64, FALCON_Pclarkii_2.0, whole genome shotgun sequence genome includes a window with the following:
- the LOC123768949 gene encoding transient receptor potential cation channel subfamily A member 1 homolog, with translation MKSWLRTNFRRLAGPEASDQDMEAGGSNSHRNNPESLTGTRNPTYRGRTETDADKKVDGKETVALLPITDNTGEDAASTPPAQVTPPTVDAGDGLGDHISSLHNCDTEATLHQFASTGNYTKCEELLDQELTNINKQDKNNRTPLHLAAISGHEGIVELLINKGAKTRMKDNEKFLPLHYAAQAGYQACCEILISNAKKKVDGKDHAKNQLDVKNKDGRTPFMLSVMRGHYDCCRILIGSDINVADKDEKTAMHYAASSGYYKTLEFLLEKDANPSLKDITGKTPILEALRLNRLTCVQLLATQTDLSLKDKAGKGVLHYAVHNKSTACLKCLLRIPTVKAAINDEFVHEVNPQKSTGTPLYHAISCHSYQCIDELLQAGASVTDSPNKLFPLHAAAKKSLPDVCQKIVEKNARSLMKINSNGETPLHMAAQSNNRRVVKLIRSYLNQHGINPSVQDKDGQTPLHVAAKHKDATIIQELVHLSMHKQDNMGDTALHVAVSQGCLDSCKFLISKSKAPLLVFNKDKHFPLDKAFKRYNELGSQNDENLKIIDLLLQNTSLDFLHEHMKKIEKRKSKSVNPDESSKNKYGDEVNLEVKVRLLTTNLRKYFQEALENKHRKVLEVIMNSSWWDVPFHTGMKEECLNVSTLVKTYPKLSLQLLKKYISEDKKNVLYDFTLFEDNYWLPEDEGESPFVKSGKLHHKAIERYPESKYKNHPVTHMIQGMRNDLLHDQLTQAWLSYKWSSYICWIHCFFILMDMLHFVFLVGYMATVRNIKHISSCDEIWSQDHLETPRRFYISLYFSCIWISLQELYFIYKLREMYFTPDTAGQVMAKSFQLICTLVLIFSPLGLAPECRLSLGAVQPETAWQCGVVTVLLAWLCLLNSVNQTFMTEFLPVLKDILKIFLRVLFFVIMFVLIFAFIFNLLLKEQDNFKTFPQAVGSSLAWMILDLDYGDIFVRPQLQYPFETNIIFFLFVTTVVSLIMSLISRQSEAHVDDKQYSLSFRRVSLRVGLIFRLDICFPLVRRSYACNKWSKVNKDPTFVDKYFGNTEVTVPEKDEEGLDQSSVHEEMDRLFQMMKTFSKLLEDAKDDNALKHIKQQYKDIYALLADIKNQTKKKKYGTF, from the exons ATGAAGAGCTGGTTGAGGACTAACTTCCGGAGGCTGGCTGGGCCGGAAGCCtcag aTCAGGACATGGAAGCTGGTGGCTCCAATAGCCATAGAAACAATCCAGAATCATTAACAGGCACTAGAAATCCCACATATCGAGGAAG AACAGAGACGGACGCCGATAAGAAAGTTGATGGTAAAGAAACTGTGGCATTATTGCCAATAACTGACAATACTGGTGAAGATGCTGCCAGTACGCCCCCAGCCCAAGTCACTCCACCAACAGTAGATGCTGGAGACGGCCTAGGCGACCACATATCCAGCTTACACAACTGTGACACTGAAGCAACCCTCCACCAGTTTGCAAGCACTGGAAATTATACTAAATGTGAGGAACTACTTGATCAAGAATTAACAAACATAAATAAACAAGACAAAAATAATCGAACTCCTCTCCATTTAGCCGCAATTAGTGGGCATGAAGGTATTGTGGAACTATTAATTAATAAAGGAGCTAAAACGCGTATGAAAGATAATGAGAAGTTCCTGCCCTTACACTATGCGGCCCAGGCAGGTTATCAGGCATGCTGTGAGATCTTGATTAGCAATGCTAAAAAGAAAGTTGATGGTAAAGATCATGCTAAAAACCAGCTTGATGTGAAAAACAAAGATGGCCGTACACCGTTTATGCTTTCCGTAATGCGGGGTCACTATGACTGTTGCCGGATCTTAATTGGTTCAGATATTAATGTTGCTGATAAGGATGAGAAAACAGCTATGCATTATGCAGCTTCAAGTGGTTATTATAAGACATTAGAGTTCTTGCTCGAAAAAGATGCAAATCCTTCACTAAAAGATATAACCGGCAAAACTCCAATTCTCGAGGCGCTTCGTTTAAATAGGCTTACATGTGTCCAACTTTTAGCTACACAAACTGATTTAAGCCTTAAAGACAAGGCAGGAAAGGGGGTTCTTCATTATGCTGTGCACAATAAAAGCACAGCCTGCTTGAAGTGTCTGCTTCGTATTCCAACTGTTAAAGCTGCAATAAATGATGAGTTTGTGCATGAAGTGAACCCACAAAAATCAACAGGAACGCCGCTTTATCATGCTATTTCATGCCATTCTTATCAGTGTATTGATGAGCTGCTGCAGGCGGGAGCATCAGTAACAGACTCTCCAAATAAATTATTTCCCTTGCACGCAGCTGCCAAAAAGAGCTTACCGGATGTCTGCCAAAAAATAGTCGAGAAAAATGCTAGGTCTCTTATGAAAATTAATAGCAATGGTGAGACTCCACTCCACATGGCAGCGCAGAGCAATAATAGAAGGGTTGTCAAACTGATTCGTTCATATTTGAATCAACATGGAATAAATCCTTCAGTTCAGGACAAGGATGGTCAAACCCCCTTACATGTAGCTGCAAAACACAAAGATGCGACGATTATACAAGAACTGGTTCACTTATCAATGCACAAGCAAGATAACATGGGTGATACTGCACTACACGTTGCTGTGAGCCAAGGTTGCTTGGATTCTTGCAAATTCCTGATCAGTAAGAGTAAAGCACCTCTCCTGGTGTTCAACAAAGATAAACATTTTCCCCTTGATAAAGCTTTCAAGAGGTACAACGAACTAGGCTCTCAGAATGATGAGAATCTGAAAATTATTGATCTTCTTTTACAAAATACGTCACTAGACTTCCTGCATGAGCATATGAAGAAAATTGAGAAGAGAAAGTCGAAGTCAGTAAATCCAGACGAGAGTTCGAAGAATAAATACGGTGATGAAGTCAACTTAGAAGTTAAAGTGAGGCTATTAACGACAAACTTGAGAAAATATTTTCAAGAAGCTCTCGAGAACAAGCACAG GAAAGTCTTAGAGGTTATCATGAACAGTTCATGGTGGGATGTACCATTCCACACAGGGATGAAGGAAGAGTGTCTGAATGTCAGTACCCTTGTGAAAACCTACCCGAAACTCTCCCTTCAGCTACTGAAGAAGTACATTTCAGAAGACAAAAAGAATGTACTATATGATTTTACATTGTTCGAGGACAACTATTGGCTTCCTGAAG ATGAGGGTGAGAGTCCATTTGTTAAGAGCGGCAAATTACATCATAAAGCAATAGAGCGGTATCCCGAGAGCAAGTATAAGAACCACCCGGTGACACACATGATCCAAGGCATGAGGAATGACCTCCTACATGACCAGCTGACCCAAGCCTGGCTCAGTTACAAGTGGAGTTCCTATATCTGTTGGATCCATTGTTTCTTTATACTGATGGATATGCTCCATTTTGTGTTCCTCGTGGGCTACATGGCCACCGTCCG GAATATTAAGCACATAAGTAGCTGTGATGAAATATGGAGTCAGGACCATTTGGAGACACCGAGGAGGTTCTACATTTCGCTGTACTTCTCCTGTATCTGGATATCTCTGCAAGAACTCTACTTCATATACAAA CTGCGAGAGATGTACTTCACCCCTGACACCGCCGGCCAGGTTATGGCCAAGAGTTTTCAGTTGATCTGTACTCTTGTGTTGATCTTCTCTCCTCTGGGACTCGCACCAGAgtgtcgactctctctcggggccGTCCAGCCG GAGACGGCATGGCAGTGTGGCGTGGTGACAGTGCTCCTGGCATGGCTCTGTCTACTCAATTCCGTCAACCAAACATTCATGACGGAGTTCCTGCCCGTCTTAAAAGACATCTTGAAGATATTCTTGAGGGTTCTTTTCTTTGTGATCATGTTTGTTCTAATCTTTGCATTTATATTCAACCTTCTGCTTAAGGAGCAGGACAACTTCAAGACGTTCCCACAGGCAGTAGGAAGCTCCCTGGCTTGGATGATCCTTGATCTCGACTACGGTGATATCTTCGTCAGACCTCAGCTCCAGTATCCTTTCGAGACCAACATCATCTTCTTCCTGTTTGTCACCACTGTGGTCTCGTTAATAATGAGTTTGATCAGCAGGCAAAGTGAGGCACACGTTGATGACAAACAATACTCTCTCAGCTTCAGGAGAGTCTCACTCAGAGTTGGATTGATATTCCGGCTTGATATATGCTTTCCCCTCGTTCGCCGGTCCTACGCCTGTAACAAATGGTCGAAAGTCAACAAAGATCCCACATTCGTAGACAAATATTTCGGAAATACAGAAGTTACAGTGCCAGAGAAGGACGAGGAAGGTCTGGACCAAAGTTCTGTTCACGAAGAAATGGATAGACTGTTCCAAATGATGAAAACATTTAGCAAGCTCCTAGAAGACGCTAAAGATGACAATGCACTTAAACATATTAAACAACAATATAAAGACATTTATGCTTTACTCGCCGATATTAAAAATCAAACCAAGAAAAAGAAGTATGGAACCTTTTAA